The following proteins are encoded in a genomic region of Colletotrichum higginsianum IMI 349063 chromosome 9, whole genome shotgun sequence:
- a CDS encoding OPT oligopeptide transporter has translation MSDIREERTPGQGHGHGQDGVFSSEKSAPFVQTNFDEGDFNGHVEKDLNVTEDDLLEAKELASQLSLEEVREMMFNVHKIHEKDPNFPLAIIEKIEDFLANDDVFENPEKHETLIQEMKLEAALITGNSPYAEVRAVVDNHDDPTMPVSTIRAWTIGLVFSALLAFVNQLFSVRYPSITILANVAQLLAYPFGKLWEKTLPDVGFTLAGQRISLNPGPFNRKEHMLITIMANVAYNIPYTNYIIWTQWLPKFFNQSWASNFGYQLLISLSTNFIGYGLAGLCRRFLVYPSYCVWPASLVTIALNSAFHTDKNSAVDGPFRTVWRASRQKFFYMAFAAMFVWFWFPNYLFTALSSFSWITWIAPKSRNLATVTGFNSGLGINPWPTFDWNILLYDNTDPLMVPFFSTFNKFLGAFFSMFIVLAIWYTNTYNTGYLPINSNKVYDHFGSLYNVSRAVNEHGLFDKEAYEAYSPPFLGAANVMVYMFFFAIYTATITYAFLYHRHEIVLGFKALVGSFRKNSDVEKDQVLDVHNRLMKVYPEVPEWWYLTTAVVAAGLGCAGIAAWPTYTTVGVVFYGIILCLIFVVPVGIIKAMTGIEVTLNVLAEFIGGSWVEGNALAMNFFKSFGYVTCAHAVWFSNDLKLAHYVKIPPRHTFWAQMIATFISTLVCLAVLKFQFSIENICTEDAANKFTCPGVNTFFTASVLWGTVGPKKIWGAGGQYTATLLGFPLGVFIVLFFWGLNKTFPKWKWVRQIHPVAIMYGCLVWAPYNMSFVWPSVPIAYFSWVFLKGRFLGFWSKVSLLPISITPVILTSVADIDPQYNFVLSAAFSCGIAISGIVMFFGLQWQDVEIDWWGNSVVSDGCEGKACRLLTLAEGEYFGPRIGDFH, from the exons ATGTCCGACATCCGCGAGGAACGGACCCCCGGCCAgggccacggccacggccaggACGGCGTCTTCTCGAGCGAGAAGTCCGCTCCT TTCGTCCAAACCAACTttgacgagggcgacttCAATGGCCACGTCGAGAAGGACCTGAACGTCACCGAggacgacctcctcgaggccaaggagctcgCGTCGCAGCTGTCCCTCGAGGAGGTGCGCGAGATGATGTTCAACGTGCACAAGATCCACGAGAAGGACCCCAACTTCCCgctcgccatcatcgagaaGATCGAGGACttcctcgccaacgacgacgtgTTCGAGAACCCCGAGAAGCACGAGACGCTGATCCAGGAGATgaagctcgaggccgccctcaTCACCGGCAACTCGCCCTACGCCGAggtccgcgccgtcgtcgacaaccaCGACGACCCGACCATGCCCGTGTCGACCATCCGCGCCTGGACCATCGGCCTGGTCTTCTCCGCCCTGCTCGCCTTCGTCAACCAGCTCTTCTCCGTCCGCTACCCGTCCATCACCATCCTGGCCAACGTCGCCCAGCTGCTCGCCTACCCCTTCGGCAAGCTCTGGGAGAAGACCCTCCCGGACGTCGGCTTCACCCTGGCCGGCCAGCGCATCTCGCTCAACCCGGGCCCCTTCAACCGCAAGGAGCACAtgctcatcaccatcatggccaacGTTGCCTACAACATCCCTTACACCAACTACATCATCTGGACTCAGTG GCTTCCCAAGTTCTTCAACCAGTCGTGGGCCTCCAACTTTGGCTACCAGCTCCTCATCTCGCTGTCCACCAACTTCATCGGATACggtctcgccggcctctGCCGTCGCTTCCTCGTCTACCCGTCCTACTGTGTCTGGCCCGCCTCCCTCGTCACCATCGCCTTGAACTCGGCCTTCCACACCGACAAGAACTCGGCCGTTGACGGGCCCTTCCGCACCGTCTGGCGCGCCAGCCGACAGAAGTTCTTCTACATGGCCTTCGCCGCCATGTTCGTCTGGTTCTGGTTCCCCAACTACCTGTTCACCGCTCTGTCCTCCTTCAGCTGGATCACGTGGATCGCTCCCAAGAGCCGAAACCTCGCGACGGTGACTGGCTTCAACAGCGGTCTCGGTATCAACCCCTGGCCTACCTTTGACTGGAACATCCT CCTGTACGACAACACCGACCCCCTGATGGTCCCATTCTTCTCGACCTTCAACAAGTTCCTcggcgccttcttctccatgtTCATCGTCTTGGCCATCTGGTACACCAACACCTACAACACGGGATACCTGCCCATCAACTCCAACAAGGTCTACGACCACTTCGGCTCCCTCTACAACGTGTCCCGCGCCGTCAACGAGCACGGCCTCTTCGACAAGGAGGCCTACGAGGCCTACTCGCCccccttcctcggcgccgccaacgtcATGGTCTACAtgttcttcttcgccatctACACCGCCACCATCACCTACGCCTTCCTCTACCACCGCCACGAGATCGTCCTCGGCTTCAAGGCCCTGGTCGGCAGCTTCAGGAAGAACAGCGATGTCGAGAAGGACCAGGTCCTCGATGTCCACAACCGTCTCATGAAGG TCTACCCTGAGGTCCCCGAGTGGTGGTACCTGACCACAgccgtcgttgccgccggtCTCGGATGTGCCGGAATCGCCGCGTGGCCCACGTACACGACGGTGGGCGTCGTCTTCTACGGTATCATCCTCTgcctcatcttcgtcgtccccgtcggcatcatcaagGCCATGACCGGTATCGAGGTCACCCTcaacgtcctcgccgagttCATCGGTGGTTCCTGGGTCGAGGGCAACGCGCTGGCCATGAACTTCTTCAAGTCCTTCGGCTACGTCACCTGCGCCCACGCCGTCTGGTTCTCCAACGACCTGAAGCTCGCCCACTACGTCAAGATCCCGCCCCGCCACACCTTTTGGGCTCAGATGATTGCCACCTTCATCTCGACGCTCGTCTGTCTTGCCGTCCTCAAGTTCCAGTTCTCCATCGAGAACATCTGCACCGAGGATGCCGCCAACAAGTTCACGTGTCCCGGCGTCAACACCTTCTTCACCGCCTCCGTCCTCTGGGGTACCGTCGGCCCCAAGAAGATCTGGGGCGCTGGTGGCCAGTACACAGCGACCCTCCTCGGATTCcccctcggcgtcttcatcgtcctcttcttctgggGCCTCAACAAGACCTTCCCCAAGTGGAAGTGGGTTCGCCAGATCCACCCCGTTGCCATCATGTACGGATGCCTCGTCTGGGCTCCTTACAACATGTCCTTCGTCTGGCCTTCCGTCCCCATCGCGTACTTCTCCTGGGTGTTCCTCAAGGGTCGTTTCTTGGGTTTTTGGTCCAAGGTAAGCCTCCTCCCGATCTCCATTACACCGGTCATTTTGACTTCGGTTGCTGACATTGATCCCCAGTACAACTTCGTTCTCTCTGCCGCCTTCTCTTGCGGTATTGCCATCTCCGGCATTGTCATGTTCTTCGGCCTTCAGTGGCAGGACGTTGAGATCGACTGGTGGGGCAA
- a CDS encoding Short-chain dehydrogenase: MTSSIDLAPLTMGAGRLFVTSQFCATARTPPKDLSLAGQTAIITGANVGLGLTCAGQLLEHGLSRLIIAVRSMESGKAAAKALGEKHPAAAIEVWALDMMSYKSIQAFADRCSTLSRIDVAILNAGIVRESFNLSPEGHEEMVQVNYLSTVLLSVLLLPLLKEEKTAGRPGRLTIVNSGATFSAKFPEHDKVPLIAALDDETNFDLTDRYQTSKLLGQLVIGDIVEYVRKEDVVVNLVDPGLCKGSGLHRHLGGGLRAVFGVAKAMTGRSLEEGASTYLDAAVVRGDETHGSFLMDWNIHPFATFVYTPEGKASGKRLWDETLQELEFAGVHSILRSMKSDSS, translated from the exons ATGACAAGCTCCATCGACCTGGCTCCTCTCACCATGGGGGCGGGGAGGCTCTTCGTCACATCCCAGTTCTGCGCCACGGCCCGCACGCCGCCAAAAGATCTCTCCCTCGCGGGACAGAcagccatcatcaccggGGCCAACGTCGGTCTGGGCCTGACGTGCGCAGGCCAGCTGCTGGAACACGGCCTGTCTcgcctcatcatcgccgtaCGGTCCATGGAAAGCGGGAAGGCTGCGGCCAAGGCCCTCGGAGAGAAacaccccgccgccgccatcgaggtcTGGGCCCTGGACATGATGTCGTACAAGTCGATCCAGGCGTTCGCGGACCGGTGCTCAACGCTATCACGGATCGACGTCGCCATACTGAACGCCGGAATCGTGAGGGAAAGCTTCAACCTCTCGCCCGAGGGCCACGAGGAGATGGTCCAGGTCAACTATCTGTCCACCGTCCTCCTTTCCGTCCTACTCCTGCCTCTGTtgaaggaagagaaaaccGCTGGGAGGCCCGGCCGGTTGACCATTGTCAACTCGGGCGCCACCTTCAGTGCCAAGTTCCCGGAGCACGACAAGGTGCCGTTAATAGCGGCGTTGGACGACGAGACGAACTTTGACCTCACCGATCGATACCAGACATCCAAGCTCCTGGGCcagctcgtcatcggcgaTATCGTCGAGTACGTCCGTaaggaggacgtcgtcgtcaatcTAGTTGACCCGGGCTTGTGCAAAGGATCGGGGCTTCATCGGCATCTGGGCGGCGGACTGAGGGCCGTCTTCGGAGTAGCCAAAGCCATGACCGGGAGAAGTCTCGAGGAGGGAGCTTCGACGTACCTTGATGCCGCTGTGGTCCGGGGAGACGAGACTCACGGCAGCTTCCTCATGGATTGGAATATCCATCC ATTCGCCACGTTTGTGTACACACCAGAAGGAAAGGCCAGCGGGAAACGGCTTTGGGACGAGACTCTTCAGGAACTGGAATTTGCCGGGGTGCACTCGATCCTCCGCTCCATGAAGTCAGATTCGTCATGA
- a CDS encoding BZIP transcription factor has protein sequence MMDSSAGGLHVVRQSEFPNRTAFFEPIPSSAANSTDDGILRQLRREQLQHQQQNQRTHFLFQQQQQRLQQPAEYGTTTTPSQSAYVDPSTLNSVSEAAPSASAVGRQSSTPTQSSSGWQDSPMSNAAADSLSSPASSVISPHSTSFVVQPTPPIDPRVLGGLPKETIVVQPKELTAVAEEEAPKRRRGRPRLSEAVTAQTTRAASPKTKATATTTTTATTMTTTTTTAKTNMAKSRKNNAPRRTSTASAASGTAGETADERPGAGAGANDKKNRIRARNREAAYKCRKKKQKGIAELQTQEAMIENVNRTLNSEAAMLRSEILMLKNMVLQHGGCGCSFIEEYISGAAQNLVQSSMAAAASGGGGHSNSGNGGGMQQIHDQNCTNRGDDGEGYNVDWKGFDIDSKAGIRSLGSESGFSGFDDAASHSARAQSQGAPM, from the coding sequence ATGATGGACTCCTCTGCCGGCGGTTTACATGTCGTACGACAGAGTGAATTCCCGAATAGAACGGCGTTTTTCGAACCCATCCCCAGCTCTGCGGCCAACTCTACAGACGACGGGATTCTGCGACAGCTTCGCCGTGAGCAACTACAACATCAGCAACAGAACCAACGGACGCATTTCCTgttccagcagcagcagcaacgccTGCAGCAACCGGCGGAATATgggacaacaacaaccccctcGCAGTCGGCCTACGTCGACCCTTCGACCCTGAACTCCGTCTCCGAGGCGGctccgtcggcgtcggcagtGGGCCGACAGTCCTCGACACCGACGCAGAGCTCTTCGGGCTGGCAGGACTCCCCCATgagcaacgccgccgccgactcgcTGTCCTCGCCCGCTAGCTCCGTCATCTCGCCGCACAGCACGAGCTTCGTCGTCCAGCCAACGCCCCCGATTGACCCTCGCGTTCTCGGCGGGTTGCCGAAAGAGACAATCGTTGTCCAACCAAAGGAGTTgacggccgtcgccgaggaggaggcaccgaaacgccgccgaggccgtcccAGACTCTCCGAGGCGGTCACCGCCCAGACTACCCGCGCGGCGTCACCGAAAACGAAAGCGACagcgacaacaacgacgacggcgacgacgatgacaacgacaacgacgacggcgaagacgaacATGGCAAAATCGCGCAAGAACAACGCGCCTCGACGGACATCGACCGCCTCGGCAGCGAGCGGCACCGCCGGTGAAACGGCGGACGAAcggcccggcgccggcgccggcgccaacgacaagaagaaccGCATCCGCGCGCGGAACCGCGAGGCGGCGTACAAGTgccgcaagaagaagcaaaagggcatcgccgagctgcagACGCAGGAGGCCATGATCGAGAACGTCAACAGGACCCTCAACAGCGAGGCGGCCATGCTGCGCAGCGAGATCCTGATGCTCAAGAACATGGTGCTCCAGCACGGCGGCTGCGGGTGCTCCTTCATCGAGGAGTACATCTCGGGCGCCGCGCAGAACCTGGTGCAGTCgagcatggcggcggcggcttccggcggcggcggtcatAGTAATAGTGGTAATGGTGGTGGCATGCAACAAATACACGACCAGAACTGCACGAACCGAGGAGACGACGGGGAAGGATACAACGTCGACTGGAAGGGCTTCGACATCGATTCCAAGGCGGGCATCCGCTCGCTGGGGTCGGAAAGCGGCTTCTCTGGcttcgacgatgccgcctcGCACAGCGCCAGGGCACAATCCCAAGGGGCTCCGATGTAG
- a CDS encoding Citrate synthase, translating into MTDTSGRPNSEDRKLIRSHVMRGKNTRASRAAPKRAAAPWAAYDIDTAGSVQETESPEALPIPVGRPGSEVALRYNDNKRASQREVLHASNDLDMFRFAEDVDDISRSMLFEYYGFIKETMYPIEWCLSFDASKTPWFYWLLSDAAFLNSMLFTVGLLHDSVEGKTSKRTNFHVWRTLKLLNKHITDKDLALADSTIATVVSMCMVSEIFGDRDGATAHVRGLRRIVELRGGIESFGHNLQLQVKICRVDIGWSLCTGEKPLYYRDGIDWGSSLGRKLGDLPAGFQRSRDRCRIRLLADSFDPRLGNVFQDLHDFSLLANYLAETGQKIEPHVFQNLMTSVQYRLLYLEPATRAGVADMFRLGMSSYITTLFLKVHGAKIPLAALTSQLRSVCRQFEVADASTAAVRLLVAWTLVTGAISVFDGNEDDDAWLIPKLASLRDSLGATWPEAEARLGEVMWVELAHSSQGVKVFEKLVLHVAKVPPTKASPRSRWRLDSPASSHQGRFSSTQDVVGAVVV; encoded by the exons ATGACCGACACGTCCGGGAGACCCAACTCGGAGGACCGGAAGCTCATCCGCAGCCATGTCATGCGAGGCAAAAATACGCGAGCGTCTCGCGCCGCTCCGAAGCGTGCGGCGGCTCCGTGGGCCGCATATGACATTGACACGGCCGGGTCTGTTCAGGAGACGGAGTCACCCGAGGCGCTGCCAATCCCCGTTGGTCGACCGGGTTCCGAGGTGGCACTCAGGTACAACGACAACAAGCGGGCATCCCAGCGGGAAGTGTTGCATGCGTCCAACGACCTGGACATGTTTCGGTTTGCCGAAGACGTGGACGACATCTCCCGGTCCATGCTGTTTGAAT ACTACGGGTTCATCAAGGAGACCATGTACCCGATCGAGTGGTGTCTGAGCTTCGACGCCAGCAAGACGCCGTGGTTCTACTGGCTCCTCTCCGACGCCGCCTTTCTGAACTCCATGCTCTTCACCGTCGGCCTGTTGCACGACTCAGTCGAGGGCAAGACGAGCAAGAGGACCAACTTCCACGTGTGGAGGACGCTGAAGCTCCTGAACAAGCACATCACGGACAAGGACCTGGCGCTGGCAGACTCCACCATCGCGACGGTCGTCTCCATGTGCATGGTGTCCGAGATCTTTGGGGACAGGGACGGCGCCACGGCCCACGTCAGGGGTCTGCGCCGGATCGTCGAGCTGCGAGGCGGCATCGAGAGCTTTGGGCACAACCTGCAGCTGCAGGTCAAGATTTGCCG CGTGGACATCGGCTGGAGTCTATGTACAGGGGAGAAGCCGCTTTACTACAGAGACGGCATCGATTGGGGGTCGTCCTTGGGCCGCAAACTCGGTGACTTGCCCGCCGGCTTCCAACGCAGCCGAGATCGGTGCCGCatccgcctcctcgccgactcGTTCGATCCTCGGCTGGGAAACGTCTTCCAGGACCTCCACGACTTCTCCCTCCTGGCCAACTACCTCGCGGAGACGGGCCAAAAGATCGAACCGCACGTGTTCCAGAACCTGATGACCTCCGTCCAGTATCGTCTGCTCTACCTGGAGCCGGCCACGAGGGCTGGCGTGGCCGACATGTTCCGCCTCGGCATGAGCAGCTACATCACGACCCTGTTCCTCAAGGTCCACGGGGCCAAGATCCcgctggcggccttgaccaGCCAGCTCCGGTCCGTCTGCCGGCAGTTTGAAGTCGCCGACGcgtcgaccgccgccgtcaggCTCCTTGTTGCCTGGACCCTCGTCACCGGCGCCATATCCGTCTTCGACGGcaacgaagacgacgacgcgtGGCTGATACCCAAGCTCGCGTCCCTGCGCGACTCCCTGGGCGCGACGTGGCCGGAAGCCGAGGCGAGGCTGGGAGAGGTCATGTGGGTGGAACTCGCCCACAGCTCACAAGGTGTCAAGGTGTTTGAGAAGCTGGTGTTGCACGTCGCCAAAGTGCCGCCTACCAAGGCGTCCCCGCGGAGCAGATGGCGGCTGGACAGTCCGGCCTCATCACATCAAGGAAGGTTTTCATCAACCCAAGATGTCGTTGGTGCGGTTGTTGTTTAA
- a CDS encoding FAD/FMN-containing dehydrogenase produces MVALEAPEEFRSSHPTASTQGQLASDAPQLQGLAERHPELLMYTLSAEGYEDVRSFFSASMVQQPLAVIRPRTEAEVSAVVQEVRAQGIPFGIRSGGHDLTAAQAQGRDGVIVDMRGMDGVSVAEDRKSARVGGGILGIKLSRFLQQHGLLTPHGWCPTVSMAGWALGGGYGYSSAFYGLGVDQILGARVVLANGEAVDTDDHADLLWALRGAGNGNFGIVVELRVKLYPQTGFLAGFLGFPSEQAGDVLAGYGKFEKEEEDEVPVNFTGEVSHMTLPGVGPVIAWLFAWTSENEDLDGGWAFLDKMKGLGTPVLNTVAAVDDYTFFNTIPSPTNVHWRPRLRTFECFTPEVASVFGKHPPPAPTCGTVIHSAHGRALDENTGACYPLRTRHHIANPSAGVVDATAQAAEFGEYKRWADGLVDDLSRQGLTLPYGHRNLGPEEDMDWVATYGEETLARLKEVKGKFDPGNLFKTGYPRLDLL; encoded by the exons ATGGTCGCACTAGAAGCCCCTGAAGAGTTCCGCTCCTCTCACCCCACGGCATCAACACAAGGCCAGCTGGCTTCGGACGCGCCACAACTGCAAGGCCTCGCCGAGAGACATCCCGAGCTTCTGATGTACACCCTCTCCGCCGAGGGCTACGAAGACGTCCGGTCCTTCTTCAGCGCGAGTATGGTGCAGCAGCCCCTGGCCGTCATCCGTCCCAGGACAGAAGCCGAAGTCTCGGCCGTCGTGCAGGAGGTGCGCGCCCAGGGGATCCCGTTCGGCATCAGGAGCGGCGGGCACGACTTGACCGCCGCCCAGGCGCAGGGGAGAGACGGGGTCATCGTCGACATGAGGGGCATGGACGGCGTCTCCGTCGCGGAGGACAGGAAGTCCGCccgggtcggcggcggcatcctggGCATCAAGCTCTCGCGGTTCCTCCAGCAGCACGGCCTCCTCACGCCCCACGGCTGGTGTCCGACGGTGAGCATGGCCGGCTGGGCCCTCGGTGGCGGGTACGGCTACTCGAGCGCATTCTACGGGCTGGGCGTCGACCAGATCCTCGGCGCGCGCGTCGTGCTCGCgaacggcgaggccgtcgacacGGACGACCACGCCGACCTGCTCTGGGCCctgcgcggcgccggcaacggcaactTCGGCATCGTGGTCGAGCTCCGGGTCAAGCTGTACCCCCAGACGGGCTTCCTGGCGGGCTTCCTCGGGTTCCCCAGCGAacaggccggcgacgtgcTGGCCGGGTACGGCAAgttcgagaaggaggaggaggatgaggtgCCGGTCAACTTCACAGGCGAGGTATCCCACATGACGCTGCCCGGCGTCGGGCCCGTCATCGCGTGGTTGTTTGCCTGGACGTCGGAGAACGaagacctcgacggcgggtGGGCGTTTCTGGACAAGATGAAAGGACTCGGGACACCGGTCCTCAACACGGTTGCTGCAG TTGACGACTATACTTTCTTCAACACGATCCCCTCGCCGACCAACGTCCACTGGCGGCCTCGCCTGCGCACGTTTGAATGCTTCACGCCGGAGGTGGCCAGCGTCTTTGGGAAGCATCCGcctccggcgccgacgtgcgGGACCGTCATCCACAGCGCGCATGGCCGGGCGCTCGACGAGAACACGGGCGCCTGCTATCCCCTGCGCACGAGGCACCACATAGCGAACCCCTCGGCCGGCGTGGTCGACGCTacggcgcaggcggccgAGTTCGGCGAGTACAAGAGGTGGGCGGACGGGCTGGTGGACGACCTGTCGAGGCAGGGTCTCACGCTGCCTTACGGGCACCGCAATCTGGGTCCCGAAGAGGACATGGACTGGGTGGCCACGTACGGCGAGGAGACGTTGGCTAGGCTGAAGGAGGTCAAGGGAAAGTTTGATCCCGGCAACCTGTTCAAGACTGGGTACCCGCGGCTCGATCTACTCTGA